Genomic DNA from Synechococcus sp. MU1643:
GTGCCGCAGCGAGGCGAATTAGTTCACCGTGGCCCTGATGAAGCCCCCCCATGGTGGGCACAAATTGCAGGGGTCCACTGAGGTTGACCCGGAAGCTCTCCAGCTCGGGCTGGGTGGACAGAACAATGCAGCTCAGCGCAGCACCTCAAGCTTGACCTGGGCGATTCCAGAGGCAATCAAACCCAGATCAGAGGCAGCGCCATGGCCAAGGTCGATCACTCGGTGATCAATGAAAGGTCCGCGGTCGTTGATACGAATCACGGCCGTACGCCCATTCCAGAGGTTGGTTACGCGCACATTCGTTCCAAAAGGAAGCGTGCGGTGAGCCGCCGTCATCGTGCCGGGCTTGTAGACCTCACCATTAGCGGTGCGGTTGCCATAAAAACCGGGGCCATACCAACTGGCCTCGCCAGTGATGACCTTCACAACTTCAGGCAAGACCTTCAACTTCGGTTTGGGAAGTTCGGCAGCTGGAGGTGCAACGACCGGCTTGCCCTCCGCAGGGAAGAGCGTTGCCTGGAGCTCGGAAGCCTGTGGCTCAGCGATCAGATCAAGGACGTCAATGGGCTC
This window encodes:
- a CDS encoding septal ring lytic transglycosylase RlpA family protein, which encodes MRVLLTITTLSGAITGSAALLPVVASDFLSVNGTEPIDVLDLIAEPQASELQATLFPAEGKPVVAPPAAELPKPKLKVLPEVVKVITGEASWYGPGFYGNRTANGEVYKPGTMTAAHRTLPFGTNVRVTNLWNGRTAVIRINDRGPFIDHRVIDLGHGAASDLGLIASGIAQVKLEVLR